A genomic window from Cloacibacillus evryensis DSM 19522 includes:
- a CDS encoding VRR-NUC domain-containing protein, with protein sequence MASSVALPVPKEHEEQKAFMTLAECLLPSEFRPLLWATPNAAKRSPKTASIMLAEGLKSGVPDLFLAIPCGGKAGLFIEMKRRRGGTVSAEQKAYLALLRKMGYRAEVCRGCDEALAVFKDYLGISDG encoded by the coding sequence ATGGCGTCCTCTGTCGCCTTGCCGGTGCCGAAGGAGCACGAGGAACAGAAGGCTTTTATGACGCTGGCCGAGTGTCTGCTGCCGTCGGAGTTTCGTCCGCTGCTGTGGGCGACGCCTAACGCCGCGAAGAGAAGTCCAAAGACAGCTTCGATTATGCTTGCGGAGGGGCTTAAGAGCGGGGTGCCTGACCTGTTTCTCGCCATTCCCTGCGGCGGCAAGGCAGGGCTGTTTATTGAGATGAAGCGGCGGCGCGGCGGGACTGTCTCCGCAGAGCAGAAGGCTTATTTGGCGCTACTGCGTAAAATGGGATACAGGGCCGAGGTCTGCCGCGGGTGCGATGAGGCGCTGGCGGTGTTTAAGGATTATCTGGGTATTTCTGACGGATAG
- a CDS encoding terminase small subunit translates to MPEEVNLVRGKKLTPKQARFVEEYLVDLNATNAAKRAGYAAKTSYSIGQRLLKNVEVQNAINVAQRRRSIRTEISQDAVIKEIAKIAFGDPRAVMSWGPDGVKLKDSKEISDDAAAFVAEVSESTTESGGSLRLKTNDKLKALELLGKHFGMFKEQQPVQQSTNNLIFADSNALIYQAVLDTVRDTARAVREGAVLSGDPVREGDITEV, encoded by the coding sequence ATGCCAGAGGAGGTGAACCTTGTGAGGGGGAAAAAACTGACGCCGAAGCAGGCCCGCTTTGTCGAAGAGTACCTGGTTGATCTCAATGCCACCAATGCCGCTAAAAGAGCAGGTTACGCCGCGAAAACCTCATATTCCATCGGACAGCGCCTGTTGAAAAATGTTGAAGTACAAAACGCTATCAACGTAGCGCAAAGACGGCGCTCGATCCGTACTGAAATTAGTCAGGACGCCGTGATTAAGGAGATTGCCAAGATTGCTTTTGGCGATCCGCGAGCTGTGATGAGTTGGGGGCCTGACGGGGTGAAGCTCAAGGACAGCAAAGAAATCTCCGATGACGCAGCGGCATTTGTTGCGGAGGTATCCGAATCGACTACGGAGAGTGGTGGTAGTCTGCGGCTTAAAACGAACGACAAGCTCAAGGCGCTTGAATTACTGGGGAAGCATTTTGGCATGTTCAAGGAGCAACAGCCTGTCCAACAGAGTACAAATAACCTGATTTTCGCTGACTCAAATGCTCTGATTTATCAGGCCGTGCTGGATACAGTGCGCGACACGGCCCGGGCTGTGCGCGAGGGGGCCGTTCTTAGTGGTGATCCCGTCCGAGAGGGCGATATAACGGAGGTATGA
- a CDS encoding Thoeris anti-defense Tad2 family protein: MCKYVKRPVVVEAVKFEDSTECFDKLQALGLDPVRVNYADKDNPVIKIDTLEGEMTGQVGDYVIRGVNGEFYPCKPDIFEKTYAKEGSYPTKHLSFGAAFDYLKIGNVDYMRLPQWKEDVKIRIQRPDENSKMRAPYLYVESRFGRVPWKETMIELFSDEWEVGFDE, encoded by the coding sequence ATGTGTAAGTATGTAAAGAGACCGGTGGTAGTTGAGGCTGTCAAGTTTGAGGACAGCACAGAGTGTTTTGATAAGCTGCAGGCGCTGGGACTTGATCCTGTGCGCGTTAATTACGCCGATAAGGATAATCCGGTGATCAAGATCGATACGCTGGAAGGTGAAATGACAGGGCAAGTCGGCGATTACGTTATCCGCGGCGTGAACGGTGAATTTTACCCCTGCAAACCAGATATTTTTGAAAAGACGTATGCAAAAGAGGGCTCGTATCCTACGAAACATCTTTCTTTTGGGGCGGCATTTGATTACCTCAAAATCGGCAACGTGGATTACATGCGCCTTCCGCAGTGGAAAGAGGATGTGAAGATAAGAATCCAGCGCCCGGATGAAAACTCGAAAATGAGGGCGCCATATCTCTATGTTGAATCCCGTTTCGGGCGTGTGCCGTGGAAGGAAACGATGATCGAGCTGTTTTCGGATGAATGGGAGGTCGGGTTTGATGAATAG
- a CDS encoding portal protein produces the protein MAVYEDGTAPQLPETGQSQQDGEGKKQRANLKQMALRVVKSDISTAKSASDAEQSKRTRFYSLYRARGDEGKSERSHRSTFTSSDVMNCIEWIMPDMMKAFAGSRKVIAVVPRGGEDVKKAEKIEKLLNWQFMHQCQGFLTLQAWIKAALVYGIGHLKTGWEEQYARKGFAQPEVIEPDFMQMVEDDSIESLSYLDSYEVPVPAQQARGMPNAASYGFSPAQVEMMRVYTDVQGEQKIKTYSGPKLEVIPPEDFLIDPEAKDVDSARFVIHRVMRTISYLREKERDGIYANIDRVVQLSGEGNNGDYDSTEEVARLQDSASYSAMGYTDDNEAQQIGRRKVDVFEWWGELDVEGDGRTESYLVVVCKNTIIRMERNPYAHGKSPFVDLLPIPDIFSYEGIGYAELAGPHQEVKTAVIKQLLDNASFTNNQMWEVDENAGVDVDALANPFPGKVVFTNRLGGFKAITPAQLDGSSYNLIEFSQGQLEQLTGVTRYNQGLDANSLNKTATGISAIMDASSKRKELIARTIAETGLRKLYLKMLQLDQQFIDQNIVIRLFNAPLEISPDDLAGNFDVSVDIGSAVTDDDTEVRQLFMMVQQYPMLQQLGIMRPGNVFTICKKVLDIWGYKNTEMYLSDPQETETARQAMVAIARLAQFVQGTGQVPPLQVIAEVLQAAYGALAKIAGPGPGGGIVNGEDGAPAQAGGGAPGHDGKFVPSVVASRYGGAGEAGGGLPAGGSQPAL, from the coding sequence TTGGCTGTTTATGAGGATGGTACAGCGCCGCAACTGCCCGAAACGGGACAGTCGCAGCAGGACGGAGAGGGAAAGAAGCAGCGAGCGAATTTGAAGCAGATGGCGCTGCGGGTGGTGAAGAGCGATATTTCCACCGCGAAGTCCGCCAGTGACGCTGAGCAGTCGAAGCGCACGCGGTTTTATAGTCTTTACCGCGCCCGCGGAGATGAGGGGAAGAGCGAGCGTTCGCACAGGAGCACGTTCACTTCGTCCGATGTGATGAATTGTATCGAGTGGATCATGCCGGATATGATGAAGGCTTTTGCCGGCAGTCGTAAGGTGATCGCGGTGGTTCCTCGCGGCGGCGAGGATGTAAAGAAGGCCGAGAAGATAGAGAAGCTACTTAACTGGCAGTTTATGCACCAGTGTCAGGGATTCCTTACTTTGCAGGCGTGGATCAAGGCGGCGCTGGTATACGGCATCGGCCACCTCAAGACGGGCTGGGAGGAGCAGTACGCGCGGAAGGGGTTCGCGCAGCCGGAGGTCATCGAGCCTGATTTTATGCAGATGGTAGAGGACGATTCTATTGAATCGCTCTCTTATCTGGACAGCTACGAGGTTCCGGTACCGGCACAGCAGGCCCGTGGGATGCCAAACGCCGCCTCTTACGGCTTTTCACCGGCACAGGTGGAGATGATGCGCGTCTATACGGACGTGCAGGGAGAGCAGAAGATCAAGACTTATTCCGGCCCGAAGCTGGAGGTTATACCGCCCGAGGATTTTCTGATCGACCCCGAGGCGAAGGACGTGGACAGCGCCCGTTTCGTGATTCACCGCGTCATGCGTACTATCTCTTATCTGCGTGAGAAGGAGCGCGACGGGATTTACGCGAATATCGACCGGGTGGTTCAGCTGTCGGGAGAGGGCAATAACGGCGATTATGACAGCACGGAGGAGGTTGCGCGCCTGCAGGATTCTGCTTCTTATTCCGCTATGGGATATACGGACGACAACGAGGCGCAGCAGATCGGCCGCCGTAAGGTGGATGTGTTCGAGTGGTGGGGAGAGTTGGATGTCGAGGGAGACGGGCGTACGGAGAGTTATCTTGTGGTGGTCTGTAAGAATACGATCATCCGCATGGAGCGCAACCCGTATGCGCACGGCAAGTCTCCATTCGTCGATTTGCTGCCGATTCCCGATATTTTCAGTTACGAGGGTATCGGCTACGCGGAGCTGGCGGGGCCGCATCAGGAGGTCAAGACGGCTGTTATTAAGCAGCTGCTGGATAATGCGTCGTTCACGAATAATCAGATGTGGGAGGTGGATGAGAACGCCGGCGTCGATGTGGACGCGCTGGCGAATCCTTTTCCCGGCAAGGTGGTGTTCACGAACCGGCTCGGCGGCTTTAAGGCGATCACTCCGGCGCAGCTCGACGGTTCCTCTTACAACCTGATCGAGTTCTCGCAGGGGCAGCTTGAGCAGCTTACGGGGGTTACTCGCTATAACCAGGGGCTTGACGCTAATTCGCTGAATAAGACGGCGACCGGCATCTCCGCCATTATGGACGCCTCGTCGAAGCGCAAGGAGTTGATCGCGCGCACGATCGCCGAGACTGGTCTGCGGAAACTCTACCTGAAGATGCTGCAGCTCGACCAGCAGTTTATAGACCAGAATATCGTGATCCGACTGTTCAACGCGCCGCTGGAGATTTCTCCCGACGATCTGGCGGGGAATTTCGATGTCTCGGTGGATATCGGCAGCGCGGTGACGGACGACGATACGGAGGTGCGGCAGCTGTTCATGATGGTTCAGCAGTACCCGATGTTACAGCAGCTTGGCATTATGCGGCCGGGAAATGTGTTCACGATCTGTAAGAAGGTCCTCGATATTTGGGGATATAAGAATACGGAGATGTATTTGTCCGACCCGCAGGAGACGGAAACGGCACGGCAGGCGATGGTCGCCATCGCCCGTCTTGCGCAGTTTGTGCAGGGTACGGGGCAGGTCCCGCCCCTGCAGGTGATTGCAGAGGTATTACAGGCGGCCTATGGGGCGCTTGCGAAAATAGCGGGGCCAGGCCCCGGAGGAGGAATCGTAAATGGAGAAGACGGAGCACCAGCGCAGGCTGGAGGCGGCGCGCCGGGACATGATGGTAA